From Chryseobacterium joostei, the proteins below share one genomic window:
- a CDS encoding RteC domain-containing protein, whose amino-acid sequence MVTKTLFRKIKKLHDDLELKIHEVYDDDQDMVKVSEKSLILIDESIRTLKEMISNHHFESLSEEVYFFKKLKPEFISKFIYYSTILDLESHKPAAGKKVLKKYYEAEQEKLKNFYVSQSEFYSYYKRNASYLDHKIFVRNSYDLKMKLSFGFYNFDASFTTSHDHLIARFIANQQFDQYLKKQIENLIDTVKGKAISPLAWSASKVGLIELVYALYHMRCFNGGNIELSEVVKFVEKSLDTDLGNFHKTIFEIRNRKQGPTKFLQLVSDNLNQHFVNNESE is encoded by the coding sequence ATGGTAACAAAAACTCTTTTTAGAAAAATTAAAAAATTACATGATGACTTAGAGCTAAAAATTCATGAAGTCTATGACGATGATCAGGATATGGTGAAGGTTTCAGAAAAGTCATTGATTCTTATCGATGAGTCTATCAGAACGTTAAAGGAAATGATTTCAAACCATCATTTTGAGAGTCTGTCTGAAGAGGTTTATTTCTTTAAGAAATTGAAGCCTGAGTTTATCTCCAAGTTTATTTATTACTCAACCATTTTGGATCTTGAATCACATAAACCTGCAGCCGGCAAAAAGGTGCTCAAGAAATATTATGAAGCAGAGCAGGAGAAACTCAAGAATTTCTATGTCTCACAATCCGAATTTTACAGCTATTACAAACGTAATGCGTCTTATCTCGATCATAAGATATTTGTCCGCAATTCTTATGATCTGAAAATGAAGCTATCATTTGGGTTTTATAATTTTGATGCCAGTTTTACCACCTCGCACGATCATCTGATTGCTCGCTTTATTGCCAATCAGCAGTTTGATCAATACTTAAAAAAACAGATTGAAAATCTGATCGATACTGTGAAGGGAAAAGCCATTTCTCCATTGGCCTGGTCTGCATCCAAAGTAGGGCTAATCGAATTGGTGTATGCATTATATCATATGCGTTGTTTCAATGGAGGAAATATTGAATTAAGCGAAGTGGTCAAATTTGTTGAAAAATCTTTGGATACTGATCTGGGAAATTTTCATAAAACAATTTTCGAAATTAGAAACAGAAAACAGGGTCCTACAAAGTTTTTGCAATTGGTCAGTGATAATCTAAACCAACACTTTGTCAACAACGAAAGTGAATAG